A window of the Gossypium arboreum isolate Shixiya-1 chromosome 2, ASM2569848v2, whole genome shotgun sequence genome harbors these coding sequences:
- the LOC108467083 gene encoding mitogen-activated protein kinase 17-like isoform X2: MFDKDFFTEYGEASQYEITDVVGRGSYGVVASAIDTHTGEKVAIKKMTNIFEHTPDAIRILREIKLLRLLRHPDIVQIKHIMLPPCSREFKDIFVVFELMESDLHHVIKINDDLTPDHHQFFLYQLLRGLKYIHTAHVFHRDLKPKNILANADCKLKLCDFGLARVSFTDVPSAIFWTDYVATRWYRAPELCGSFFSNYTPAVDIWSVGCIFAELLTGKPLFPGKNIVDQLELVTDLLGSPSVETIARIRNEKARKYLNSMRKKKSIPFSQKFPTIDPLALNLLERLIAFDPNDRPSAEEALAHPYFHGLANLDNEPSMKPISKFEFEFERRKLAEDDVRELIYREILEYHPQMLQEHLQGKDQISFMYPSGVDRFRRQFACLEEYGTNDSGILLQRKYTSLPRERICNDDTDHIDQSKKRTVSSATRATYQSPTKLQGSRDLGYANQKVSGIQHTSGKPTSSTARCLLKSNSISASRCVGVIQKPCEVHNEVQKAIA, encoded by the exons ATGTTTGACAAAGACTTTTTCACTGAATATGGTGAAGCAAGTCAATATGAAATAACAGATGTAGTCGGCCGAGGAAGTTATGGTGTGGTTGCATCTGCTATAGATACTCACACTGGAGAGAAAGTGGCTATTAAGAAGATGACCAATATCTTTGAGCACACCCCTGATGCAATTCGCATTCTTAGAGAGATCAAACTCCTACGGTTGCTGCGACATCCGGATATAGTTCAAATAAAACACATAATGCTTCCTCCATGTAGTCGAGAATTTAAAGATATATTTGTTgtttttgagttgatggaatctGATCTTCACCATGTTATAAAGATAAACGACGATCTAACCCCTGACCATCATCAATTTTTCTTGTACCAGCTCCTTCGGGGTCTAAAATACATTCACACAG CTCATGTTTTCCATAGAGATTTAAAGCCAAAAAATATACTTGCTAATGCGGACTGCAAACTGAAGCTTTGTGATTTTGGACTTGCTCGGGTATCATTTACTGATGTACCTTCAGCTATTTTTTGGACT GACTATGTGGCTACTCGATGGTATCGTGCTCCTGAGCTGTGCGGTTCATTTTTCTCAAAT TACACCCCTGCTGTTGATATTTGGAGTGTAGGATGTATATTTGCTGAGTTGCTTACAGGGAAACCGTTGTTTCCTGGGAAGAATATCGTGGATCAGTTGGAACTCGTGACTGATTTGCTTGGCAGTCCCTCTGTGGAAACAATTGCAAGG ATACGAAATGAAAAAGCTAGAAAGTATTTGAATAGCATGAGAAAAAAGAAATCAATCCCTTTCTCACAAAAATTTCCAACTATAGATCCATTGGCCCTCAATTTGCTTGAGCGTCTCATCGCATTTGATCCTAATGATCGTCCATCTGCTGAGGAG GCACTAGCTCATCCATATTTCCATGGATTGGCAAATCTGGACAATGAACCATCCATGAAACccatttcaaaatttgaatttgaatttgaacGAAGGAAATTGGCTGAAGATGATGTCCGAGAGCTAATCTACAGAGAG ATATTAGAGTACCATCCGCAGATGCTTCAGGAGCACCTTCAAGGCAAAGATCAGATTAGCTTCATGTATCCAAG TGGAGTTGATCGGTTTAGACGACAATTTGCTTGTCTCGAGGAATATGGAACGAATGACAGTGGCATTCTGCTACAAAGGAAATATACATCTTTGCCTAG GGAACGAATCTGCAATGATGATACTGATCACATTGATCAATCAAAAAAGCGTACCGTGTCTTCTGCTACTCGTGCGACATATCAAAGCCCTACAAAATTGCAAGGATCCCGGGACTTGGGGTACGCAAACCAGAAGGTTTCAGGGATTCAGCACACCTCTGGGAAACCTACTTCAAGTACTGCCCGTTGCCTGTTGAAAAGCAATAGCATCAGTGCTTCAAGGTGTGTTGGTGTCATTCAGAAACCTTGTGAG GTGCACAATGAAGTACAGAAAGCAATAGCTTAA
- the LOC108461754 gene encoding probable sulfate transporter 3.3 — translation MEYSNSSNTEQPQTCLEITMEVHRVVPPPHKSTIHKLKTTLKETFFPDDPLRQFKGQPTGKKWILAAQYIFPILQWGPHYSLSLFKSDIVAGLTIASLAIPQGISYAKLANLPPIVGLYSSFVPPLVYAVLGSSRDLAVGPVSIASLILGSMLRQEVSPVSDPVLFLQLAFTTTFFAGLFQASLGFLRLGFIVDFLSKATLIGFMAGAAIIVSLQQLKSLLGITHFTTKMGLVPVLSSVFHNTKEWSWQTILMGFCFLVFLLVARHVSMKRPKLFWVSAGAPLVSVILSTLLVFAFKAQHHGISIIGKLQEGLNPPSWNMLQFRGSHLGLSIKTGLVTGIISLTEGIAVGRTFAALKNYKVDGNKEMMAIGLMNMVGSSTSCYITTGAFSRSAVNHNAGAKSAVSNIVMSITVMVTLLFLMPLFQYTPNVVLGAIIVSAVVGLIDIPAACQIWKIDKFDFIVMLCAFFGVIFISVQDGLAMAVGMSIFKILQQITRPKTVMLGNIPGTDIFRDLHHYKESMKIPGFLILSIEAPINFANSTYLNERILRWIEEYEAEDHKKQSSLQFVVLVMSAVSTIDTSGVSIFKELKKTVEKKGAELVLVNPLGEVMEKLQKSDEAGDFMRPDCLFLTVGEAVATLTATIKSQVSNHVV, via the exons ATGGAGTACTCTAATTCTAGCAACACGGAGCAGCCTCAAACCTGCCTTGAAATAACCATGGAGGTTCACAGAGTTGTCCCACCACCCCATAAGAGCACCATTCATAAGCTTAAAACCACGCTCAAAGAAACTTTCTTCCCTGATGATCCTCTGCGCCAATTCAAAGGACAACCTACCGGGAAGAAATGGATTCTTGCAGCTCAATACATCTTCCCTATTCTCCAATGGGGTCCTCATTATAGTCTCAGTCTCTTCAAATCTGATATTGTTGCCGGACTTACCATTGCTAGCTTAGCCATCCCCCAG GGAATCAGTTATGCTAAGCTTGCTAATCTACCGCCAATTGTTGGCCTCT ATTCCAGCTTTGTGCCTCCTCTTGTATATGCTGTACTTGGAAGCTCCAGGGACCTTGCAGTAGGGCCTGTTTCCATTGCTTCACTTATACTTGGATCCATGCTTAGGCAAGAAGTATCCCCTGTCAGTGATCCTGTCTTGTTTCTTCAACTAGCTTTTACTACAACTTTCTTTGCTGGTCTTTTCCAAGCTTCTTTGGGATTTTTAAG GCTCGGATTTATCGTTGATTTCCTCTCGAAGGCAACACTTATCGGTTTCATGGCAGGGGCTGCTATAATAGTTTCTTTACAACAACTGAAAAGCCTTCTTGGAATCACTCATTTTACTACAAAAATGGGTTTGGTTCCTGTTTTGAGCTCTGTTTTCCACAATACAAAGGAG TGGTCTTGGCAAACAATACTGATGGGGTTTTGCTTCCTGGTGTTCCTGCTAGTGGCTAGACATGTT AGCATGAAAAGACCAAAGCTGTTTTGGGTCTCAGCTGGTGCTCCTCTTGTTTCAGTCATCCTCTCTACGCTTCTGGTTTTTGCATTCAAAGCTCAGCACCATGGCATCAGTATA ATTGGAAAATTGCAAGAAGGATTAAATCCTCCTTCATGGAATATGCTGCAATTTCGTGGAAGCCACCTTGGACTGTCAATAAAAACTGGCCTTGTTACTGGCATTATTTCCCTCACT GAAGGCATTGCAGTAGGAAGGACTTTTGCTGCTCTTAAGAATTATAAAGTGGATGGTAACAAGGAAATGATGGCTATTGGGCTGATGAACATGGTTGGCTCCTCCACTTCTTGCTACATTACAACTG GCGCCTTCTCTCGATCAGCGGTTAATCACAATGCAGGAGCGAAAAGTGCAGTGTCTAACATAGTAATGTCGATTACGGTTATGGTGACCCTTCTCTTTCTCATGCCTTTATTCCAGTACACCCCAAACGTGGTGTTGGGAGCTATCATTGTGTCAGCTGTAGTTGGCCTTATAGACATTCCAGCAGCCTGTCAAATTTGGAAGATCGACAAATTCGATTTCATTGTGATGTTGTGTGCTTTCTTCGGTGTCATTTTCATCTCGGTCCAAGATGGTCTTGCCATGGCA GTTGGGATGTCTATTTTCAAGATCCTCCAGCAAATTACTAGGCCAAAAACAGTGATGTTGGGGAACATTCCCGGGACAGATATTTTCCGGGATCTTCACCACTACAAAGAATCGATGAAGATCCCGGGTTTCCTTATCCTAAGCATTGAAGCTCCTATCAACTTCGCTAACTCCACATATCTGAATGAGAG GATCTTGAGATGGATTGAAGAATATGAAGCCGAAGATCATAAGAAGCAGTCAAGCCTTCAATTTGTGGTTTTAGTGATGTCAG CGGTGAGTACCATAGACACGAGTGGCGTATCAATCTTTAAAGAACTGAAGAAAACAGTGGAAAAGAAAGGAGCTGAG CTTGTGTTGGTGAATCCTTTGGGAGAGGTGATGGAAAAATTGCAAAAATCAGATGAAGCAGGAGATTTCATGAGACCAGATTGCTTGTTCTTGACAGTAGGGGAAGCTGTTGCGACACTTACAGCAACAATCAAAAGCCAGGTCTCCAATCATGTAGTATGA
- the LOC128283721 gene encoding zinc finger BED domain-containing protein RICESLEEPER 1-like encodes MVSCLKNRFRANRAILCDGVFFQIRCCAHILNLIVKAGLELANDVVGKIRNGIKYIKNSRTCRKIFYDVADKSFHLNVTKKLRLDVCVRWNSTYLMLESSLYYKDVLDYWGQRDKDYQIFALSNEEWRNVAILCKFLKVFYDVTCVFSGSNYPTANLYFRGVWKVHKVLLDTVKGPYLFLTPMVKQMQEKFNKYWAEYSLILSCAAILDPRYKLNYVQYWFTTIYGLHASDFVETILSNLRLLFDEYVKKSKSTFSSLAESSNVSDKNPVDSSLDEHNVNSVDFGGDFD; translated from the coding sequence ATGGTTTCTTGTCTTAAAAATCGTTTTCGTGCAAACCGAGCTATTTTGTGTGATGgtgttttttttcaaattagatGTTGTGCACATATATTGAATCTCATAGTTAAAGCTGGTTTGGAACTTGCTAATGATGTTGTTGGTAAGATTCGAAATGGAATTAAGTACATAAAAAATTCGAGAACTTGTAGGAAAATATTTTATGATGTGGCCGACAAAAGTTTTCATTTGAATGTGACCAAAAAGTTGCGTCTAGATGTCTGTGTGAGATGGAATTCTACTTATTTGATGCTTGAATCTTCTCTTTACTATAAAGATGTGCTAGATTATTGGGGCCAACGAGATAAAGATTATCAAATATTTGCACTTTCTAACGAGGAGTGGAGAAACGTTGCTATTCTTTGCAAATTTTTGAAAGTCTTTTATGATGTGACTTGTGTTTTTTCTGGTTCTAATTATCCAACGGCTAATCTTTATTTTAGAGGGGTTTGGAAGGTTCACAAGGTCTTGCTTGATACAGTTAAAGGTCCTTATTTGTTTTTAACTCCAATGGTTAAGCAAATGCAagagaaatttaataaatattgggCTGAGTATTCGTTGATATTGTCATGTGCTGCAATTTTAGATCCTCGTTACAAGTTGAATTATGTGCAGTATTGGTTTACTACAATCTATGGTCTTCATGCTTCAGATTTTGTTGAAACCATTCTTAGCAATCTTAGACTCTTGTTTGACGAGTATGTTAAGAAATCCAAATCCACGTTTTCCTCTTTGGCTGAGAGTTCTAATGTTTCGGATAAAAATCCTGTTGATTCTAGTTTGGATGAACACAATGTTAATAGTGTTGATTTTGGGGGAGATTTTGATTAG
- the LOC108467083 gene encoding mitogen-activated protein kinase 17-like isoform X1: protein MFDKDFFTEYGEASQYEITDVVGRGSYGVVASAIDTHTGEKVAIKKMTNIFEHTPDAIRILREIKLLRLLRHPDIVQIKHIMLPPCSREFKDIFVVFELMESDLHHVIKINDDLTPDHHQFFLYQLLRGLKYIHTAHVFHRDLKPKNILANADCKLKLCDFGLARVSFTDVPSAIFWTDYVATRWYRAPELCGSFFSNYTPAVDIWSVGCIFAELLTGKPLFPGKNIVDQLELVTDLLGSPSVETIARIRNEKARKYLNSMRKKKSIPFSQKFPTIDPLALNLLERLIAFDPNDRPSAEEALAHPYFHGLANLDNEPSMKPISKFEFEFERRKLAEDDVRELIYREILEYHPQMLQEHLQGKDQISFMYPSGVDRFRRQFACLEEYGTNDSGILLQRKYTSLPRERICNDDTDHIDQSKKRTVSSATRATYQSPTKLQGSRDLGYANQKVSGIQHTSGKPTSSTARCLLKSNSISASRCVGVIQKPCELRKKARGAIFIYPNTENCG from the exons ATGTTTGACAAAGACTTTTTCACTGAATATGGTGAAGCAAGTCAATATGAAATAACAGATGTAGTCGGCCGAGGAAGTTATGGTGTGGTTGCATCTGCTATAGATACTCACACTGGAGAGAAAGTGGCTATTAAGAAGATGACCAATATCTTTGAGCACACCCCTGATGCAATTCGCATTCTTAGAGAGATCAAACTCCTACGGTTGCTGCGACATCCGGATATAGTTCAAATAAAACACATAATGCTTCCTCCATGTAGTCGAGAATTTAAAGATATATTTGTTgtttttgagttgatggaatctGATCTTCACCATGTTATAAAGATAAACGACGATCTAACCCCTGACCATCATCAATTTTTCTTGTACCAGCTCCTTCGGGGTCTAAAATACATTCACACAG CTCATGTTTTCCATAGAGATTTAAAGCCAAAAAATATACTTGCTAATGCGGACTGCAAACTGAAGCTTTGTGATTTTGGACTTGCTCGGGTATCATTTACTGATGTACCTTCAGCTATTTTTTGGACT GACTATGTGGCTACTCGATGGTATCGTGCTCCTGAGCTGTGCGGTTCATTTTTCTCAAAT TACACCCCTGCTGTTGATATTTGGAGTGTAGGATGTATATTTGCTGAGTTGCTTACAGGGAAACCGTTGTTTCCTGGGAAGAATATCGTGGATCAGTTGGAACTCGTGACTGATTTGCTTGGCAGTCCCTCTGTGGAAACAATTGCAAGG ATACGAAATGAAAAAGCTAGAAAGTATTTGAATAGCATGAGAAAAAAGAAATCAATCCCTTTCTCACAAAAATTTCCAACTATAGATCCATTGGCCCTCAATTTGCTTGAGCGTCTCATCGCATTTGATCCTAATGATCGTCCATCTGCTGAGGAG GCACTAGCTCATCCATATTTCCATGGATTGGCAAATCTGGACAATGAACCATCCATGAAACccatttcaaaatttgaatttgaatttgaacGAAGGAAATTGGCTGAAGATGATGTCCGAGAGCTAATCTACAGAGAG ATATTAGAGTACCATCCGCAGATGCTTCAGGAGCACCTTCAAGGCAAAGATCAGATTAGCTTCATGTATCCAAG TGGAGTTGATCGGTTTAGACGACAATTTGCTTGTCTCGAGGAATATGGAACGAATGACAGTGGCATTCTGCTACAAAGGAAATATACATCTTTGCCTAG GGAACGAATCTGCAATGATGATACTGATCACATTGATCAATCAAAAAAGCGTACCGTGTCTTCTGCTACTCGTGCGACATATCAAAGCCCTACAAAATTGCAAGGATCCCGGGACTTGGGGTACGCAAACCAGAAGGTTTCAGGGATTCAGCACACCTCTGGGAAACCTACTTCAAGTACTGCCCGTTGCCTGTTGAAAAGCAATAGCATCAGTGCTTCAAGGTGTGTTGGTGTCATTCAGAAACCTTGTGAG TTAAGAAAGAAAGCAAGGGGTGCCATATTCATATATCCGAATACCGAGAATTGTGGTTGA